CAGCTCATCGGTCTCGGAAATGCTCATCCTGCCTTTAATACAACCTACCCTCTGCGGCAAAAGCAAGCATTGCCTGCTCATCAGTCTTTAAAATGCCCATCTTGCGCTTGATATATTCCGCCAAACGGGCTGCCTAGAACCGGCCACCATCCTTCTAAATACTTGATATTCTTTATTATACATCTATTATTGTAAAGAATTTTAGTGGCAGTAGTGTCAGTAGAAATAAGGTTTAACCGGTTTCAGAAAATGAAATTTGAAAATTCTTCAAAAAGAATTATTTTGGAATTACGATTTACAGAACGAGAAAAAGAATGTTTTCTCTGCCACACTGCCACTAAAATTCTTTACACGTCGATTTATCGTACTCCGTTATATTCCGTTTATCAAGGCGCCAATCAGAATAAACTATTAATTATCAACAATATAATACTTGACGTGCGAAAATAACGGCAAAAATAAGAGAAAAGCATAAGAATTGATTCTCCACCAACAAAAAGGGATTCTTAGCAATACAAGTACAAATTATCTGTTATGCAAAATAATGGTTCCAAATCTAAAATATATCAAAACAAGCTATAACTACCATAAATAAAGAATTCTATAAATATTAACTTCCTAACTTCTCAAAAAGAAATAAATTAATTTTATATAAAAGTTGCATAATTAAAACATTAATAGCATCTTCGTGAAATTTCAATAATTAAAAATAGTATTACTAATATTATATTGTATAAAGAATGAGGTAATGCATGATATTATGTCATTCAAATAAAAAACAATATTGGAATACATCCATTTTTATTAAATGCATAGATGGCTCTTTGGTCTGAAGGAGTTAGGCCATGAACTTCATTATATTACGTAACTCAAAAACATTAATCAGAATATGAAATCATTTTTTTTGATATTATTTGCAATGATGATTAGCATTACAGTTCTGGGGAATGATATAATTTACAAGTCAAAAGATGCGATTTTTCTCTATAATGTAGAGAAAAGGGAAACTGTAAAATTAACTAATTGTGCAAAAAACTTTTCTATTGGTAGGGTACTTTATAAGGATGATACTATATCTTTCATTCTATATAATGGTATTGAATTTGCAGCATCTTCATCCAGCAGAGTAATTTATGAAAAAGAATATTTAATTAAAGGCAAAGAATGCATCTTGCAGGCAAATAGTAAAGTTACTTTAGTGAATAAAAATCAGATAATTACTCTGTCCGACGATAGGTTTTATTTGGAGTCAGTCAAAGTTAATGGAGAAAAATCGTTATCTGTTATAAATAGTTATAATGACTTGTGTGAAAGATACTACAAACATTATAAATATTCGGATTCAAATATAAATTATAATTTGGGCGAAGGCAGTATTTCTATTTTAGAAAAGGGTAAGTGGAATTGCATATTTAAGGGCACAAAAAATAAAGGAGTTTTATGCGCATACTATGACGCTAATTTGTCTCTTGATGGCATTTATCTAATTTATTCTTACGGATGTTTTAAGCATAATCGTAAAAAACTTATAAGTTGTCAACTGTTTGAGATGAATACAAAGAATAGAACTATCAATGATTTAAGCTTTTTATCTGGTTCGTTTGCTAAATATTCAGAAGATGGCCAATTAATTTTGTATCGAAAAAATAATGGACATGGTTTTGCAATATACGGAAGAGATAACAACACTACTATATCATTATCTGAAGCAGAAGAGGCTTATTGGATATTCCATGTTAATTCATAATTATTTATTGAGAGGTAATTTTACTATTATACAGGACAGAAAACTTAGTACTTTTAGAAGTAATTAAATTAGAACAATAAAAATCACTCGTTAAACAAATTCATGAAAAAACTGAATACAGTACGATTATTAAATAAAGTGGCAGCATTATTGGTTCTTTCTTTTGTGGCTACGGCAAGTATGTGCACAAAAGAGGATGAATACCATCATAATACAATTCGATTTATTAACAAATCAGATGTGCCGGTATATATTGTTGCTGACCATTCGTACCCTGATACTTTAAACAATCGGCTTGGAGGGATGGAGTATCAGCCTCAGATATATAAAGCATATCCAAATGCTGAAAACAAAGATGCGCTTCAACAACGAGATTATTGGGAAGCAGTATTTAAGGATGGAATAAGTATTAAATCCGACACGCTGATGGTTTATGTTTTTGATGCGAAACTGTTGGAATCACACTCCACTCACATTAATAATACTATTATTCAGCGGTATGATTTGAGTCTACAAGATTTGCAGGATGCGAATTGGACACTGACTTATCCGCCATCACCCAATATGAAGGTTATAAAAATGTGGCCACCGTATAGGAATAAATAAGTATGTTGCCATCCTTAACTTATAATGGATTCGAATGATAAATAACTTATGCATCATCAAAGAGGCTGCCCTGTGAGTAGGGCAGCCTCTTTGATTTTTGATATTTGAGTAAGAGTTCGTAACTGAGATAAGCAAAAACAAAGAATCACTGATTTCAAAACGAATCAGCTATTCACTTGCAGATACAAACTTTTCAGGAATGCTGGCTCTTAACTCTGTGGGTAATGCGATAATGCACAATAGCCCGGAATATCTTTCTAGAAATTTTATCGGCAAGATACTGGTTGAACAGAATGCCACCGACAATCATCATTAATCCGATATAGGTTGACAAGTAAATCTTCTCACCCAGAATAATGGATATAAAGAATAATGAAAGAAAGGGAGCCAGGTAGCAGAGCTGATTTACCAAAGTGGGATTGTTGGTGGTACGTATCGCTATTCCAAAAAAGATAAAAGGAAGGCCTATCTCAAAGAAGCCGACATATATTCCAGCGAATAAACTGGTTGCAGAAACAATATGCACTCCTACAAAAAGAGAGACTATCAGTAAATAGATAGTTCCGAAAAGGAAACCCATAAAAAGAGAGGCTATACTATCAACTTCCTGGTGCTTATTATTAATCATCCAATAAAAAGCCCATAAAAGAGCACTGAGAATATCCAGAAACACTCCAAAAACAGAAACTCCTGAAACATCTGAACTGCTAGCTCCTAATGAGATATAAAGCACACCCAACAGCGACAGGACAAGACCCAAATATTTAGACACCGGGATTGGCCGACGTGTAAAAATGGCTAGTAATACCAGCAAGAGTATAGGCCACGAATAGTTAATGGGTTGAGCAACTTGTGCAGGAAGCAACGAATACGACTTGAACAGTATCAGATAATAGGCAACCGGATTTAAAAGACCTGTTCCGGCAAAATAGAGCCACTTTTTCTTGTTAAATGAACGAATTATCGCCCACTTATTCTGAATGGAAAGCACCACAGAAAAAATAATCAACGCAGTGCAGCTTGCTATTAAAATGAGTTCGAAATAAGTTAATGTTTTTAATCCGACTTTAAACGCGGTGGCCACAGTAGACCAGCACAACACAGCCATACTTGCATAAAGAATGGCTTTAGAACTTTTCTTCATAAATATTTCTCAGCTCTCAGTTTCAGCAATCAAACAATATGTAAAATCAATCGTACCCTCGAAGGGAAAAGCGTCAGTGTTAACTGAAGCAGAAGCGTATATCCTTTTAAACATAGCTCCGCTCTTAAAATAGGTTCTGTTTGGATTCATGTGTTAGTTTTTAATTTGTTGTTAGTTGTTTTATATAATTCATCTTTTGGATAAATCGTCGTAAAGAGTTTGCAATAATGCCTTTGCCGGTTTCAGATTTGCATTCTTCTTTAAGCCACGGTTAAGCACAACCTTATTTGCCTCGCAATCAAAAATCATATAGTTATCAGGCGTTGTCATGCCAAATCCGTCAGGGAAAGTAAAATAACCAAAATGAGGAGATACCGGATTCAGGATGTTTTTACTAAATGTAAAGTCCTTATGAGAAATTCCTAACTGATAAAGCAACGTTGCCGCAATATCTATTTGAGATGCATACGTATCTATTTTCAATGGACGCTTCACCGCCCCGCCTATTATCAGTAACGGAATCTGGAAACGTTCTGCCTGATGATTTGTTATATTGGCAGGATAACGCATAGCATGATCGGGAACCAACACAACAACTGTATTTTTCCAGTAACGTGTCTGCTTAAACTGATCGATAAACCTTCCCAGGCAACTATCTACATAAAACACTGAATTTAGATAAGGTTGCTTGAAACGACGACTGGGTACATCAAACGGCTCATGACTGCTGGAGGTCTGAATGGTTTTGAAAAAAGGTTCTTTCTGAACCTCTTTAAAATCGGCAGATGCACGGTTAAATAAAAAATGATCGGGCGCTCCCCATTTCGACAACCGTTGTGCCAAAGGGAAATCTTTATCACTCACTATATTGTCGTATTTGTGTGAGATAAGATACGAACGCATATTGGTAAAGTTGGCATCACCGCCGTAATAGTATCCGGTACTATAACCTGCACTCTTCAGAGATTTTGGTATGGATGGCAATGACTGACTGCGCTGCGGATATTTCATTATTGAAGTAGTAGGCTGTGCCGGATAGCCACTTAGTATTGATACCAATCCACGGTCGGTACGAAAACTGTTTGCATAGAAATTGGTAAAAAGAACTCCTTCTCCACACATACGGCTGAGATTAGGTGCCACTCCGGCTATGCCCCCAAGAGGTTCTACAACTTTCGACATAAAACTCTCCAGAACTATCAGCACAACATTGGGCCTTCTTGTTGTAAAGAGCATCGGTATAGAATCTTTCGGAGCGTGATCCTTTATCTTGTCAAACTCTGCAGTAGCCTCATCGGCAGTCATAAAACGATATTGATTATCAAAAGAGTTTTCACGAGCAAAAGATTCCATGAGACTAAAGCAAGGATTCACTGCAGCATGATTCAGTTCTAGTTTGTCACTGAAATAGGCCCACCCTACATTCATGGTTGAAACAGAGAAACCTCCACGGATAGGAATGAATAATAATCCGGTGGTCACTAATAAAATCAGGCTATATCGGGTTCGATTATCTGACTTCTGCATTTTTTTACCCGATGCAACCAAGAAATGATTAAAGAGTAGATAAATCAATGTGATAGCAACTGCTATAGCTAAAAAGCCCACGATAATAGTCAGCAAATCGGCACTTGCAAATGCCTCTTTCGGAGTTTTAAGATAAAAGAAAGGAGTTGAATCAAGCCTGAACCCCCAATATCTGTAAAGCACAATATCAACAACAAAAACAATTCCGGTAAAAATTGCAACTCCGGCATAGTATGTTTTAAATATCCAATGAGAAACTGAAGGTCTTATCCAAAGCGAAGCAATCAGGAAAAGCCCGGGAAGAACGGTCAGATAACCGGCAATAGAACCATCAAGTGGCAAGCCATTCCAGATTACCGCCAAATAGTCCGAAAATGAACATTCTTTGTACAAATCATGATAATACAACATGAATAATGGCTTCTGGATCACAAAAAAAAGGATAAAAAGCATATATGTTTTTACCAACAAAAAAAATCGTTCCCTCATCTTCTTCAATAATCTTACTATATTTATTCAGTAAATTAGCTGCAAAAGTAATATTCTTTGTTAAATTCTCCACAATTCTTCTCGAAGTAATATTTTTTTTTAGCACTTTTGTATTTGATACATATTTAGATGTCTAATTGAATGAAAAAGTTAACAATAACACTCGCATTTTTTTGTATTATGAACATGACTCAGGCTCAGAATCCATTTCTGGGGAAGTATACCACACCTCATGGCACCGCCCCTTTCGATAAAATAAAAACAGAACATTTTGAACCAGCTTTGCAAGAAGGAATGAAACGGCAAATGGCTGAGATCTATGCTATAGTTAATAACCCCGAGGCTCCCAACTTCAAAAACACGATAGTCGCTCTTGAAAAATCAGGAGAATTGCTTGATCGGGTACAGAATGTATTTGGTAACCTGCTCAGTGCGGAAACAAACGATGATCTACAGGCTGTAGCAGAAAAAATGATGCCGCTCTTATCGGAACATGAAAACAATATTTCACTGAATAAAAAACTTTTCGACAGAGTAAAAGTCGTATATAGCCAAATTGGGCGGTTAAAGCTGAATAAGGAGGAGAGCAAACTGCTGCAAAACACTTATGACGGTTTCGTTCGTAAAGGAGCTAATCTGGAAGGAGATGCAAAAGTGAAGTATCGCGAATTAACAGCCGAGCTTAGTAAACTTACGCTGCAATACGGACAGAATATTCTAAAAGAAACAAACGGATACGAACTGCAGATTACTGATAAATCGAAACTTGCAGGAATGCCGGAAAGTATTCTGGAAGGAGCCGCTTTAACTGCGAAGGAAAAAGGGAAAGATGGCTGGGTGTTTACCTTGAATGCTCCAAGCTACATTCCTTTCATGACATATTGTGAAAACAGGGACCTACGCAAAGAGCTTTATACAGCTTACAATACATTGTGTACACACAATAATGAATACAATAATTTTGCCATCGTAAGCCGATTGGCCAATATCCGTATGGAAATAGCCCAACTCCTGGGTTATAAAAATTATGCCGCATATACTCTGGAGAAGAGAATGGCAGAAAACAGTGATGCGGTCTACAAGTTGCTTAATCAGCTGGTAGATGCTTACAAACCTACCGCAGAAAAAGAACTGAGAGATATACAAAATCTGGCCAGAGAGACACAGGGATCAGATTTTCAGGTTATGCCCTGGGACTGGAATTTCTATTCTAACAAACTGAAAGATCAGAAATTCAGCATCAATGACGAGATGCTCCGTCCATACTTCGAGCTGAGCAAGGTAAAAGAGGGTGTTTTTGGATTAGCGACAAGATTATACGGAATAACATTTAAGAAAAACAGCAGTATCCCAGTATATCATCCGGATGTGGATGCTTATGAAGTTTTTGATAAAGACGGAAAATTCCTGGCCGTTCTCTATACAGATTTCCACCCACGGGCAGGAAAACGAGCAGGCGCATGGATGACCCAATATAAGGGACAGTGGAAAGAAAATGGCAAAGACAGCCGTCCGCATATCTCGCTGGTAATGAACTTTACAAAGCCGACTGAAAGCAAACCTGCTTTACTGACATTCGACGAGGTGGAAACATTCTTGCACGAATTCGGTCATTCGCTTCATGGCATGTTCGCAAACTCTACTTATGAAAGCCTGAGTGGAACCAGTGTATTCTGGGATTTTGTGGAACTTCCCTCTCAGTTTATGGAAAATTATGCCATTGAGAAGGAATTTCTAAATACCTTCGCCAAACATTATCAAACCGGCGAAGAACTACCTCAGGAACTGATTAAACGTATTGTGGATGCATCTAATTTCAATATTGGATATGCATGCCTTCGACAGGTAAGTTTCGGACTACTTGACATGGCTTGGTACACAAGAACCAATCCATTTGAAGGAAATGTGATTAATTACGAACAAGAGGCTATGGCTAAAACCAGACTATTACCTATTATAGATAATACATGTATGAGTGTTCAGTTCTCACATATCTTCTCAGGAGGTTACTCTGCCGGTTATTATAGTTATAAATGGGCCGAAGTTCTGGATGCAGATGCTTTCTCTCTATTCAAGCAAAAAGGAATTTTCAATAAGGATGTTGCTGCATCTTTCCGTGAAAACATACTTTCAAAAGGAGGAACAGAGCACCCAATGAAATTGTATGTACGCTTCCGTGGGCAAGAACCAACCATTGATGCACTGCTAATCAGAAACGGTATAAAAGAATAATGAGAACAAGAATCTTACTTTTTCTTTTGGTACTCCTACCTGTATTGGGCGGATGCAACGATTCAGAAGATGTAAAGCAACTGATAGTTGATAAGAACTGGCGTTTA
The Bacteroides sedimenti genome window above contains:
- a CDS encoding DMT family transporter — its product is MKKSSKAILYASMAVLCWSTVATAFKVGLKTLTYFELILIASCTALIIFSVVLSIQNKWAIIRSFNKKKWLYFAGTGLLNPVAYYLILFKSYSLLPAQVAQPINYSWPILLLVLLAIFTRRPIPVSKYLGLVLSLLGVLYISLGASSSDVSGVSVFGVFLDILSALLWAFYWMINNKHQEVDSIASLFMGFLFGTIYLLIVSLFVGVHIVSATSLFAGIYVGFFEIGLPFIFFGIAIRTTNNPTLVNQLCYLAPFLSLFFISIILGEKIYLSTYIGLMMIVGGILFNQYLADKISRKIFRAIVHYRITHRVKSQHS
- a CDS encoding LTA synthase family protein, producing the protein MRERFFLLVKTYMLFILFFVIQKPLFMLYYHDLYKECSFSDYLAVIWNGLPLDGSIAGYLTVLPGLFLIASLWIRPSVSHWIFKTYYAGVAIFTGIVFVVDIVLYRYWGFRLDSTPFFYLKTPKEAFASADLLTIIVGFLAIAVAITLIYLLFNHFLVASGKKMQKSDNRTRYSLILLVTTGLLFIPIRGGFSVSTMNVGWAYFSDKLELNHAAVNPCFSLMESFARENSFDNQYRFMTADEATAEFDKIKDHAPKDSIPMLFTTRRPNVVLIVLESFMSKVVEPLGGIAGVAPNLSRMCGEGVLFTNFYANSFRTDRGLVSILSGYPAQPTTSIMKYPQRSQSLPSIPKSLKSAGYSTGYYYGGDANFTNMRSYLISHKYDNIVSDKDFPLAQRLSKWGAPDHFLFNRASADFKEVQKEPFFKTIQTSSSHEPFDVPSRRFKQPYLNSVFYVDSCLGRFIDQFKQTRYWKNTVVVLVPDHAMRYPANITNHQAERFQIPLLIIGGAVKRPLKIDTYASQIDIAATLLYQLGISHKDFTFSKNILNPVSPHFGYFTFPDGFGMTTPDNYMIFDCEANKVVLNRGLKKNANLKPAKALLQTLYDDLSKR
- a CDS encoding M3 family metallopeptidase, with amino-acid sequence MKKLTITLAFFCIMNMTQAQNPFLGKYTTPHGTAPFDKIKTEHFEPALQEGMKRQMAEIYAIVNNPEAPNFKNTIVALEKSGELLDRVQNVFGNLLSAETNDDLQAVAEKMMPLLSEHENNISLNKKLFDRVKVVYSQIGRLKLNKEESKLLQNTYDGFVRKGANLEGDAKVKYRELTAELSKLTLQYGQNILKETNGYELQITDKSKLAGMPESILEGAALTAKEKGKDGWVFTLNAPSYIPFMTYCENRDLRKELYTAYNTLCTHNNEYNNFAIVSRLANIRMEIAQLLGYKNYAAYTLEKRMAENSDAVYKLLNQLVDAYKPTAEKELRDIQNLARETQGSDFQVMPWDWNFYSNKLKDQKFSINDEMLRPYFELSKVKEGVFGLATRLYGITFKKNSSIPVYHPDVDAYEVFDKDGKFLAVLYTDFHPRAGKRAGAWMTQYKGQWKENGKDSRPHISLVMNFTKPTESKPALLTFDEVETFLHEFGHSLHGMFANSTYESLSGTSVFWDFVELPSQFMENYAIEKEFLNTFAKHYQTGEELPQELIKRIVDASNFNIGYACLRQVSFGLLDMAWYTRTNPFEGNVINYEQEAMAKTRLLPIIDNTCMSVQFSHIFSGGYSAGYYSYKWAEVLDADAFSLFKQKGIFNKDVAASFRENILSKGGTEHPMKLYVRFRGQEPTIDALLIRNGIKE